The following are encoded together in the Nitrosopumilus sp. b3 genome:
- a CDS encoding DUF6659 family protein, whose product MSEKKLDISEYEQKCQDILDDDEIRYAGLLDEFGTLLAGGHKPGMTIRLSEAQLESVSKELASRVSKRKKFDEELGHVKYSASRREHVVIMSFPIYDNVIMLVAESNVNIDRLAFRVISKLGRQWGEFVGE is encoded by the coding sequence GTGTCTGAAAAAAAATTAGATATTTCTGAGTATGAACAAAAATGTCAGGACATATTAGATGATGATGAAATTCGATATGCTGGTCTTCTAGATGAATTTGGAACATTGTTGGCAGGAGGTCATAAACCTGGAATGACTATAAGACTCAGCGAAGCACAATTGGAATCTGTTTCAAAAGAACTTGCTTCTAGAGTATCAAAAAGAAAAAAATTTGATGAGGAATTGGGACATGTGAAATATTCTGCATCCAGAAGAGAACATGTTGTAATAATGAGTTTTCCAATTTATGATAATGTAATAATGCTAGTTGCAGAATCCAATGTCAATATTGACCGATTGGCTTTCCGAGTAATTTCAAAACTTGGAAGACAGTGGGGAGAATTCGTTGGAGAATAA
- a CDS encoding response regulator — translation MVSCIVVDDDPETVSSFCELLDMIGLDVLITGSNGQDAVDMYEKHRPDLIFINLIMPEFDGFYGIKNILKNYPDAKIVVVTGDLLAGESYLMNTLKVTAVIYKPFDMTIIKRMLTSLFFTN, via the coding sequence ATGGTTAGTTGTATAGTAGTAGATGACGATCCTGAAACAGTAAGCAGTTTCTGTGAGTTGTTAGATATGATAGGTCTTGATGTCTTGATTACTGGTAGTAATGGTCAGGATGCAGTTGATATGTATGAAAAACATCGCCCTGATTTGATTTTTATTAATTTGATCATGCCTGAATTTGATGGATTTTATGGAATCAAAAATATTTTAAAAAATTATCCTGATGCAAAAATTGTAGTCGTCACCGGTGATTTACTGGCAGGTGAATCATATCTAATGAACACTCTAAAGGTTACAGCAGTAATCTACAAACCATTTGATATGACAATAATTAAACGAATGTTAACTAGTCTATTTTTTACAAATTAA